A section of the Flavobacterium sp. CG_23.5 genome encodes:
- the folE gene encoding GTP cyclohydrolase I FolE: protein MINNEEFQDEIGDNHIGLSAKNPVREDAFAISDEDKIEKIKKDVENILITLGMDLTDDSLKGTPNRVAKMFVKEIFGGLNPAKKPKASTFDNNYKYGEMLVEKNIIVYSTCEHHLLPIIGRAHVAYISNGRVIGLSKMNRIVEYYAKRPQVQERLTMQIVQELQIALGTEDVACVIDAKHLCVNSRGISDIESSTVTSEFGGKFKDSVTRREFLDYIKLETKF, encoded by the coding sequence ATGATAAATAACGAAGAATTTCAAGACGAAATAGGAGACAATCACATTGGTTTATCTGCAAAAAATCCGGTACGCGAAGATGCTTTTGCTATTTCTGATGAAGATAAAATAGAAAAAATAAAAAAAGACGTTGAAAATATTCTAATCACACTTGGAATGGATTTGACGGATGATAGCTTAAAAGGCACGCCCAACCGTGTTGCTAAAATGTTTGTAAAAGAGATTTTTGGAGGATTGAATCCTGCAAAAAAACCAAAAGCTTCTACATTCGACAATAATTATAAATACGGCGAAATGTTAGTTGAAAAAAACATTATCGTTTATTCTACCTGCGAACATCATTTATTACCAATTATAGGAAGAGCTCATGTTGCTTACATTTCTAATGGAAGAGTTATTGGTCTTTCTAAAATGAATCGAATTGTCGAGTACTATGCCAAAAGACCTCAAGTTCAAGAGCGTTTAACAATGCAAATTGTTCAAGAATTGCAAATTGCTTTAGGTACAGAAGATGTAGCGTGCGTTATTGATGCAAAACATCTTTGCGTCAATTCAAGAGGAATTAGTGATATTGAAAGTAGCACAGTGACCTCTGAGTTTGGCGGAAAATTTAAAGACAGTGTAACTCGAAGAGAATTTTTGGATTACATTAAATTAGAAACTAAGTTCTAA
- a CDS encoding pyridoxal phosphate-dependent aminotransferase translates to MPKISNKGKNMPESPIRKLAPFADIAKKKGHKVYHLNIGQPDIKTPEIAINAIKNIDLTILEYSHSAGNESYRRKLSQFYKQQNVAVEFEDIIITTGGSEALLFALGTIMDQGDEIIIPEPFYANYSAFSTASGGSVVPVISTIDTGFALPSISEFEKLITPKTKAILICNPGNPTGYLYSKDEIMQLAALVKKYDIFLIADEVYREFIYDGDTHYSVMNIPGLEEHVIMVDSVSKRYSMCGARIGCLVSKNKEVMATAMKFAQARLSPPTVEQIACEAAIDTPKSYFDEVISEYRERRDTLIAELNKIEGVIVTKPKAAFYCIAQLPVDNADIFAQWLLESYDFKGETVMVAPAAGFYSTPGMGLNQVRIAYVLKKEDLISAVRVLKEAIPIYNAIRLKKLIAAQ, encoded by the coding sequence ATGCCAAAAATATCCAACAAAGGCAAGAATATGCCCGAATCACCAATTCGTAAATTGGCTCCTTTTGCTGATATAGCAAAGAAAAAAGGACATAAAGTATATCATCTGAACATAGGTCAACCCGATATAAAAACACCTGAAATAGCCATTAATGCGATAAAAAATATTGATTTAACTATTTTGGAATACAGTCATTCTGCAGGGAATGAAAGCTATAGAAGAAAATTATCCCAGTTTTACAAGCAACAAAATGTAGCCGTAGAATTTGAAGATATTATAATTACTACCGGAGGTTCAGAAGCGCTATTATTTGCCTTAGGTACTATTATGGATCAGGGAGATGAAATCATTATTCCTGAGCCTTTTTACGCCAATTACAGTGCTTTTTCCACGGCATCAGGTGGTAGTGTAGTTCCTGTAATTTCAACTATTGACACCGGATTTGCTCTTCCGTCCATTTCCGAATTTGAAAAGTTAATTACACCTAAAACAAAGGCTATACTGATTTGCAATCCGGGGAATCCAACAGGCTATTTGTATTCAAAAGATGAAATCATGCAATTGGCAGCACTAGTAAAGAAATATGATATTTTTTTAATTGCTGATGAAGTGTATAGAGAATTCATTTATGATGGGGACACTCATTATTCTGTAATGAATATTCCAGGGCTTGAAGAACATGTAATCATGGTTGATTCTGTTTCAAAACGATATAGTATGTGTGGTGCAAGAATAGGATGTCTTGTTTCAAAAAATAAAGAAGTAATGGCAACTGCCATGAAATTTGCCCAAGCTCGATTGAGTCCACCAACTGTGGAACAAATTGCATGCGAAGCGGCAATTGATACTCCAAAAAGTTACTTTGATGAAGTAATTTCAGAATATAGAGAGCGCAGGGATACTCTAATAGCTGAATTAAATAAAATAGAAGGTGTCATTGTGACTAAACCAAAAGCGGCATTTTATTGCATTGCACAACTTCCTGTTGACAATGCCGATATTTTTGCACAATGGCTTTTAGAAAGTTACGATTTCAAGGGCGAAACCGTTATGGTAGCTCCCGCTGCAGGCTTTTATTCGACTCCGGGAATGGGTTTAAATCAAGTCCGAATTGCTTATGTACTGAAAAAAGAAGATCTAATAAGTGCAGTACGTGTTTTAAAAGAAGCTATTCCTATTTATAATGCCATACGATTAAAAAAACTAATTGCCGCCCAATAA
- a CDS encoding PDZ domain-containing protein, translated as MKKVFLLFFLAVCIGPILGQDEFKFTNKGDKVSIPFKFINNLIFIPIKVNGVELNFLLDSGVEETILFSLEEKKEISFLNVEKIILRGLGSEEAIEGLKSTNNILEIQGLKSSNHLLYIVLDQEFNLSSHVGIPVNGIIGYNFFKNNLVEINYEKKRIIIHRDIEKNRKKIEKKFTKVPITIERNKPYIINGVMIDSVEVPAKLLIDIGSSDALWLFDKKAEWIKVPPKNFQDYLGKGFSGDVEGKRARIFKFKMAEFEFKKPIVAFPDSISIKSVKMVPGRVGSVGGEILRRFTIILDYTNSLLYLKKNKEFNSPFNYNRSGIEIQQQGMIWVQETVYLQTVPVVVAENPFKTKTEKNSNEFRYKFNLKPIYSIANVRKNSPASALGLQKGDLIISINGNPTYKYSLQEINALMKSENEVWIVMEIERESKILKFRFQLQDVL; from the coding sequence ATGAAAAAAGTATTTTTATTGTTTTTTCTTGCGGTTTGCATTGGACCTATTTTGGGCCAAGATGAATTTAAATTTACTAATAAAGGGGATAAAGTGAGTATTCCATTTAAATTCATTAATAATTTGATTTTTATTCCAATTAAAGTCAATGGTGTAGAATTAAATTTTTTATTGGATTCCGGTGTTGAAGAGACTATTTTGTTTAGTTTGGAAGAAAAAAAAGAAATTAGCTTTTTAAATGTTGAAAAAATTATTTTAAGAGGTTTAGGAAGCGAAGAGGCAATTGAAGGATTGAAATCGACCAATAATATCTTAGAAATTCAAGGGCTAAAATCTTCCAATCATTTATTATATATTGTTTTAGACCAAGAGTTTAATCTTTCTTCTCATGTTGGAATTCCTGTAAATGGAATTATTGGATATAACTTTTTTAAAAATAATCTGGTGGAAATCAATTACGAAAAAAAAAGAATCATTATTCATCGCGACATTGAAAAAAATAGAAAAAAAATAGAAAAAAAATTCACTAAGGTTCCTATCACGATAGAGAGAAATAAACCATACATAATAAATGGTGTAATGATTGATTCAGTAGAAGTTCCTGCAAAATTATTAATTGACATTGGTAGCAGTGATGCCCTTTGGCTTTTTGATAAAAAAGCGGAATGGATAAAAGTACCTCCTAAAAATTTCCAAGATTATCTAGGCAAAGGATTTAGTGGAGATGTGGAAGGAAAAAGAGCTCGGATTTTTAAATTTAAAATGGCTGAATTTGAATTTAAAAAACCTATTGTCGCTTTCCCTGATTCAATTTCAATAAAGAGTGTGAAAATGGTGCCTGGCCGAGTAGGTTCAGTAGGAGGTGAAATTTTGAGACGATTTACAATTATTCTCGATTATACTAATTCCCTGCTTTATTTAAAGAAAAACAAAGAATTTAATTCTCCTTTTAATTACAACAGAAGTGGAATTGAAATCCAGCAACAAGGAATGATATGGGTACAAGAAACGGTTTACCTGCAGACCGTTCCAGTTGTAGTGGCGGAAAATCCTTTTAAAACAAAAACAGAAAAAAACAGTAATGAATTTAGATATAAATTTAATCTAAAGCCTATTTATTCAATTGCAAATGTGCGGAAAAATTCACCTGCTTCGGCCTTGGGTTTACAAAAAGGGGACCTAATTATCTCCATAAATGGAAATCCAACCTATAAGTATTCATTGCAGGAAATAAATGCGCTTATGAAATCAGAAAATGAAGTATGGATTGTGATGGAAATTGAAAGAGAAAGTAAAATTCTAAAATTCAGGTTTCAGTTGCAAGATGTTTTATAA
- a CDS encoding DUF1573 domain-containing protein — MKKIITLIAILLISSVGFAQSGPKIDFTANDNTIDYGKVSKANDNGVRVFEFTNTGNAPLIITSIQSTSNCTIVSSTKDPILPGKKGKIEIKYSMNAGPIRKTITVESNAVNYDEGRVALKIKGEVIAN, encoded by the coding sequence ATGAAAAAAATAATTACGTTAATCGCAATCCTTTTAATAAGCAGTGTAGGTTTTGCACAATCTGGCCCTAAAATTGATTTTACGGCAAATGATAATACGATTGATTATGGAAAAGTTTCAAAAGCTAATGATAATGGTGTCCGGGTTTTTGAATTTACCAATACAGGAAATGCGCCTTTAATCATTACCTCAATACAGTCCACCTCAAATTGCACCATAGTATCGAGTACAAAAGATCCTATTCTGCCTGGTAAAAAAGGAAAAATAGAGATTAAATATTCTATGAATGCAGGACCAATTCGAAAAACAATTACTGTAGAATCCAATGCTGTTAATTACGACGAAGGAAGAGTTGCTCTGAAAATAAAAGGAGAAGTAATTGCCAATTAA